Proteins encoded by one window of Flavobacterium sp. N502540:
- a CDS encoding outer membrane protein assembly factor: MKKNSTKIIAFILIAIFICACDAVKRVPDGKNLLVKNTILVNGKSTNDETAFNQMYQKPNGTLLGYRLRLNLYNLANLNPDSTYKAKFKNNPGLYERQSKLLSAKQVDRLGQSFMYKGIHEFLKSTGEAPVIIDTAKTKKTLLRLKYYYFNNGFFKVATDYNIDSIGRKKAKINYNITTGPAYTLDTIKTKIMTPALDSLYKVNTDPSVLKSGKQYKTVDFEEEKNRLTTYFRNHGAYYFQPTYVTFDIDTIGKKDKANVTLIVNNNNIQGRDSSRTEPFKLYKISDVNIYTDYSAANAKNKITDSTTYNNFNLYSYKKLKYKPRAITDAVFITKGSTFSDTRTTLSSRYLNNLKIFNYPSIQYTVDKRDSTAQSLIANVYLTPRKKYSFGATFDVTHSNIQDFGIGASISETIRNVFNRAETLEISTRLNLGSSRDMANPNNNFFNVSEYGVDLKLNFPRILLPFGTEKIIPKRMIPSTSIAGGFSKQRNIGLDKENFTGGIAYNWSPKRGNTAKFELLNAQFVRNLNPDNYFRVYTSAYKKLNNIGTIYNQNPLYFDDLISKKLTIPDGTKGFTDDVLKNRTVLVSDDPEYKDVKSIEERRVRLTENDFILSTSYTFTKTTKKDLADNNFYQFKTKIESAGTLLSAISSIGKFQKNTNGNYEIFNLEYSEYIKTEFDYIKHWDFGKEKVLAVRSFFGIAIPFGNSNYIPFSRSYYAGGSNDNRAWQPYALGPGSTDAANDFNEANMKIAMSAEFRFKIFGSVKGAIFADAGNIWNVLDNVTEEKAKFSGVNDLAEIALGTGFGLRYDLSFFVIRLDMGFKTYNPAHEKGDRWFKEYNFGHSVLNFGINYPF; this comes from the coding sequence TTGAAAAAGAATTCCACAAAAATAATAGCATTTATCCTAATAGCAATATTTATTTGCGCTTGTGATGCTGTAAAAAGAGTTCCTGATGGAAAAAACCTTCTTGTTAAAAATACTATTCTTGTAAATGGAAAGTCCACTAACGACGAAACGGCCTTCAATCAAATGTACCAAAAACCGAATGGTACCTTATTAGGATATCGTCTTCGTTTGAATTTATATAACCTTGCCAATTTAAATCCGGATTCAACCTATAAAGCTAAATTCAAAAACAATCCGGGTTTGTACGAACGCCAGTCAAAACTTTTATCTGCAAAACAAGTTGATCGTCTGGGACAATCCTTTATGTACAAAGGTATTCATGAATTTCTGAAAAGCACCGGTGAAGCTCCGGTAATTATTGATACTGCGAAAACAAAGAAAACGCTTTTACGTCTAAAATATTATTACTTTAACAATGGCTTTTTTAAAGTTGCAACAGATTATAACATTGATAGTATTGGCCGAAAAAAAGCCAAAATAAACTACAATATCACAACCGGACCTGCTTATACTTTAGACACTATCAAAACGAAAATAATGACTCCTGCATTAGACTCATTATACAAAGTTAATACTGACCCATCGGTTTTAAAATCAGGAAAACAATATAAAACCGTAGATTTTGAAGAAGAAAAAAATCGTCTTACCACCTACTTTAGAAACCACGGGGCCTATTATTTTCAACCTACTTATGTAACTTTTGATATTGATACTATTGGTAAAAAAGACAAAGCCAATGTAACTTTGATTGTAAACAACAATAACATCCAAGGAAGAGATTCAAGCAGAACAGAACCTTTTAAACTATACAAAATTAGTGATGTCAACATCTACACTGATTATTCTGCAGCAAATGCAAAAAATAAAATCACAGACAGTACCACCTACAACAACTTTAATCTATACAGTTACAAAAAACTAAAATACAAACCACGAGCCATTACCGATGCGGTTTTTATCACCAAGGGAAGTACTTTTTCAGACACCAGAACTACTCTTTCTTCAAGATATCTCAACAATCTGAAAATTTTCAATTACCCGTCTATTCAGTATACAGTTGACAAACGCGACTCAACTGCGCAGTCCTTAATTGCCAATGTTTATCTTACTCCAAGAAAAAAATATAGTTTTGGAGCTACTTTTGACGTTACACATTCTAATATTCAGGATTTTGGTATTGGAGCCAGTATTTCCGAAACTATTCGTAACGTTTTTAACAGAGCCGAAACTTTGGAAATTTCTACGCGCTTAAATCTTGGATCCTCAAGAGATATGGCGAATCCCAACAACAATTTCTTTAACGTTTCAGAATATGGTGTCGATTTAAAGCTAAATTTTCCGAGAATTCTACTGCCTTTCGGAACAGAAAAAATTATTCCTAAAAGAATGATTCCTTCTACCAGTATTGCCGGAGGTTTCTCTAAACAAAGAAATATTGGACTGGACAAAGAAAATTTCACAGGAGGAATTGCTTATAACTGGTCTCCGAAACGAGGTAATACGGCAAAATTCGAATTGCTTAATGCACAATTCGTAAGAAATTTAAATCCGGACAACTACTTTAGAGTATACACTTCCGCCTATAAAAAATTGAACAATATTGGTACAATATACAATCAAAACCCTTTATACTTTGACGACCTTATCAGCAAAAAACTTACTATTCCTGACGGGACAAAAGGCTTTACAGACGATGTCCTTAAAAACAGGACAGTTTTAGTCTCCGATGATCCTGAGTATAAAGATGTAAAAAGCATTGAAGAAAGAAGAGTTCGTCTAACAGAAAATGACTTTATTCTATCTACAAGTTATACCTTTACCAAAACCACAAAAAAAGATCTTGCTGATAATAACTTCTATCAGTTTAAAACCAAAATAGAATCGGCTGGCACCTTGTTATCGGCCATTTCAAGTATTGGAAAATTTCAGAAAAACACAAACGGTAATTACGAAATTTTCAATCTCGAATACTCAGAATACATCAAAACCGAATTTGATTATATCAAACACTGGGATTTTGGAAAAGAAAAAGTATTGGCAGTACGAAGCTTTTTTGGAATTGCAATTCCATTTGGAAACTCAAACTACATTCCCTTTTCACGAAGTTATTATGCAGGAGGCTCAAATGATAACCGCGCATGGCAGCCCTATGCTTTGGGACCAGGAAGTACAGATGCTGCAAATGATTTTAACGAGGCCAATATGAAAATTGCAATGAGTGCCGAATTTCGTTTTAAAATTTTTGGCAGTGTTAAAGGAGCCATCTTTGCAGATGCCGGAAATATCTGGAATGTGCTCGATAATGTCACTGAAGAGAAGGCAAAATTCTCTGGCGTAAACGATTTAGCTGAAATTGCACTGGGTACCGGATTTGGTTTACGCTATGATTTAAGCTTTTTTGTTATTCGTTTAGATATGGGCTTTAAGACCTATAACCCAGCACATGAGAAGGGAGATCGCTGGTTTAAAGAATACAATTTTGGGCACTCGGTTTTAAATTTTGGAATAAATTATCCATTCTAA
- a CDS encoding TrmH family RNA methyltransferase: MVSKNQIKLISGLHQKKQRFANQLFFAEGVKVIQELLQSNFELEHLYTTLNDFEEVHSSKRTLIYEQELKKISALSTPNSCLAVFKIPAENKIIDSGLILALDDIRDPGNLGTILRLCDWFGIKQIVCSKETVDIYNPKVVQATMGSITRVNVNYVDLETFIAQTKLAVFGTFMDGENIYKTVLPQDGIIIMGNEANGISSEIEKMVTSRLTIPRFGELQKTESLNVATATAIILSEFKRNS, from the coding sequence ATGGTTAGTAAAAACCAAATAAAACTTATCTCAGGTTTACATCAAAAAAAACAACGTTTTGCAAATCAATTGTTTTTCGCCGAAGGAGTAAAAGTAATTCAAGAATTGTTGCAATCCAATTTTGAATTAGAGCATTTATATACGACTCTAAATGATTTTGAAGAGGTTCATTCTTCAAAGCGAACGCTGATTTATGAGCAGGAACTTAAAAAAATAAGTGCTTTGTCTACTCCTAATTCCTGTTTGGCGGTTTTTAAAATTCCTGCCGAAAATAAAATAATCGATTCGGGCTTAATTTTGGCTTTAGACGATATTCGTGATCCCGGAAATTTAGGAACCATTTTGCGCCTTTGTGACTGGTTTGGAATCAAGCAAATTGTTTGCTCAAAAGAAACCGTCGATATTTACAATCCAAAGGTGGTGCAGGCAACCATGGGTTCTATTACCAGAGTAAATGTTAATTATGTTGATCTCGAAACGTTTATTGCTCAAACAAAATTAGCTGTATTTGGAACTTTTATGGATGGCGAAAACATTTATAAAACCGTTCTTCCTCAGGATGGAATCATTATCATGGGTAATGAAGCCAACGGGATTTCATCAGAAATAGAAAAAATGGTTACAAGCCGACTCACCATTCCAAGATTTGGAGAGCTGCAAAAAACAGAAAGTTTAAATGTAGCTACCGCAACAGCAATTATTCTTAGTGAGTTTAAACGAAATAGTTAA
- a CDS encoding porin family protein, which yields MKKIVVLLLLVISTQGYSQFAKSMFSKDPIINLENWQKQRLYFGYYLGFNSFDFKFDYKSPGPDVQTKKTTGFNVGVVADLRLQEYINLRFEPGLYYTKRDLYYPNLPLQKDYLREVNSTYIHFPLLLKFSALRTGNIRPYLVGGISSTLNLSSNAKSKDDNFEGKFRVKQWTTAYELGFGIDIFSEYFIFSPSIRGMFGISNELIRDNPANGPSPWTDNIDSMKSRAILINFTFH from the coding sequence ATGAAAAAAATTGTAGTCTTACTTCTATTAGTCATATCGACACAAGGATATTCGCAATTTGCTAAAAGCATGTTCAGCAAAGATCCTATCATTAATCTTGAAAACTGGCAAAAACAACGCCTGTATTTCGGTTATTACCTTGGGTTTAACAGTTTTGACTTTAAGTTTGACTACAAATCTCCTGGTCCGGATGTTCAGACAAAAAAGACTACCGGATTTAATGTTGGTGTTGTAGCTGATTTAAGACTACAGGAATATATTAATCTTCGTTTTGAACCAGGATTGTACTATACCAAACGTGACTTGTACTACCCAAATTTGCCTTTGCAAAAAGACTATCTTAGAGAAGTAAACAGTACGTATATCCACTTTCCTTTACTCTTAAAATTCTCGGCATTGCGTACCGGAAACATCCGTCCTTATTTAGTTGGCGGAATATCTTCGACACTTAATCTATCCAGCAATGCTAAATCAAAAGACGATAACTTCGAAGGGAAATTCAGAGTAAAACAATGGACTACCGCTTATGAGCTAGGTTTTGGAATAGACATTTTCTCTGAGTATTTTATCTTCTCTCCTTCTATTCGGGGAATGTTTGGAATTTCAAACGAATTAATTCGTGATAATCCGGCAAACGGACCTAGCCCCTGGACTGACAATATCGATTCTATGAAATCAAGAGCTATTTTAATAAATTTTACTTTTCATTAA
- the ubiE gene encoding bifunctional demethylmenaquinone methyltransferase/2-methoxy-6-polyprenyl-1,4-benzoquinol methylase UbiE: protein MSEKITPYKDSSLGKKEQVAQMFDNISGNYDNLNRVISFGIDTKWRKKVLKIVSDTKPKIILDIATGTGDLAILMSQTNAEKIIGLDISAGMLEVGKKKVQAKGLSNTIDLVLGDSEKIPFEDNYFDAITVGFGVRNFENLEKGFAEILRVLKPNGVFVILETSVPDKTPYKQGYKFYSKNILPIIGKLFSKDNSAYGYLSESAAVFPYGEALNNILRKIGFIDVVAMPQTFGVATIYSASKK, encoded by the coding sequence ATGTCTGAAAAAATAACTCCATATAAAGACTCTTCTTTAGGTAAAAAAGAGCAAGTTGCCCAAATGTTTGACAACATCTCCGGCAACTATGATAATTTAAATCGTGTGATCTCATTTGGAATTGACACCAAGTGGCGAAAAAAAGTACTCAAAATTGTTTCGGATACAAAACCAAAAATCATTCTTGACATTGCAACCGGAACCGGTGATCTTGCCATATTAATGTCACAGACCAATGCTGAAAAAATTATCGGCCTAGATATTTCAGCCGGTATGCTTGAAGTAGGAAAGAAAAAAGTTCAGGCAAAAGGATTATCCAATACTATAGATTTAGTTTTGGGAGATTCTGAGAAAATCCCTTTTGAAGACAATTATTTCGATGCCATAACGGTTGGATTTGGCGTTCGAAATTTCGAAAACCTGGAAAAAGGATTTGCAGAAATTCTAAGGGTTTTAAAACCAAATGGAGTTTTTGTAATTCTGGAAACCTCGGTTCCGGATAAAACACCATACAAACAAGGCTATAAATTTTACAGCAAAAACATCCTTCCCATTATAGGAAAACTCTTTTCTAAAGATAATTCAGCCTATGGTTATTTATCTGAATCTGCTGCGGTTTTCCCTTACGGAGAAGCTCTGAACAATATTTTAAGAAAAATTGGGTTTATAGATGTTGTAGCAATGCCTCAAACTTTTGGTGTTGCAACCATTTATTCTGCCTCTAAAAAATAG
- a CDS encoding dihydrofolate reductase, with amino-acid sequence MIIMIAAVAENNALGKNNDLVWHLPNDFKRFKSLTTNHHIIMGRKTFESFPKPLPNRVHVVITRQNDYQPEGCIVVDSIEKAIAVCPENEDSYIIGGGEIYNLGLPYTDIIEVTKVHHTFEADTFFPIINETEWQLVESEENFKDEKHLYDYTYETYIRK; translated from the coding sequence ATGATTATAATGATAGCGGCTGTTGCCGAAAATAACGCACTGGGAAAGAACAATGATTTAGTTTGGCATTTACCAAATGATTTTAAAAGATTTAAATCGCTTACTACCAACCATCATATTATTATGGGAAGAAAAACCTTTGAGAGCTTCCCTAAACCTTTACCTAACAGAGTACACGTTGTAATAACACGTCAGAATGATTATCAACCGGAAGGTTGTATTGTTGTTGATTCTATCGAAAAAGCGATAGCCGTATGTCCTGAAAACGAAGACTCCTATATTATTGGAGGTGGTGAAATCTACAATCTTGGTTTGCCCTATACCGATATTATTGAAGTTACCAAAGTACATCATACTTTTGAAGCAGATACTTTCTTTCCTATAATCAATGAAACGGAATGGCAGCTTGTAGAATCAGAAGAAAACTTTAAAGACGAAAAACATCTTTACGATTATACTTACGAAACTTATATCAGAAAATAA
- a CDS encoding 2TM domain-containing protein, protein MEKEVHEQYEYARRRIRQKKVLYFHFVLFILGSLFLFIANRFFGLGATSGQDWCIWAITIWLFIFILHFIKVYITDRFMNKKWEREQIDRLVALQQKRISQLESKVNEDSENKI, encoded by the coding sequence ATGGAAAAGGAAGTACACGAACAATACGAATATGCCAGAAGAAGAATCAGACAAAAGAAGGTCCTTTATTTTCATTTTGTACTTTTTATTCTAGGAAGTTTATTTTTATTTATCGCCAATCGATTCTTTGGTCTGGGAGCCACCAGCGGACAAGATTGGTGTATTTGGGCCATAACAATCTGGCTTTTTATCTTTATTCTGCATTTTATAAAAGTATACATCACAGATCGGTTCATGAACAAAAAATGGGAAAGAGAACAAATTGATCGGCTTGTTGCTTTGCAACAAAAGAGAATTAGTCAGCTAGAATCGAAAGTAAATGAAGATTCTGAAAATAAAATTTAG
- a CDS encoding isoamylase early set domain-containing protein produces the protein MSLKKQFVKTRPVCKVTFTIDAKDANSAAVVGDFNNWNPEEGILSKLKNGTFKATYDLVKDAIYEFKYVVDGVYENDPEADSYKWNDYAGSENSVLVV, from the coding sequence ATGTCTTTAAAGAAACAGTTTGTAAAAACAAGACCGGTGTGTAAAGTCACCTTTACAATAGATGCAAAAGATGCAAATTCGGCGGCAGTTGTTGGGGATTTTAACAATTGGAATCCCGAGGAAGGAATTTTAAGTAAATTGAAAAATGGAACTTTTAAAGCAACTTACGATTTGGTGAAAGACGCGATTTACGAATTTAAATACGTAGTCGACGGAGTGTATGAAAACGATCCTGAGGCGGATTCGTACAAGTGGAATGATTATGCCGGAAGCGAAAACAGCGTGCTGGTAGTATAA
- a CDS encoding thymidylate synthase, translating into MKQYLDLVRHVLDNGCQKGDRTGTGTKSVFGYQMRFDLSEGFPMVTTKKLHLKSIIYELLWFLKGDTNVKYLQENGVKIWDAWADSNGDLGPVYGHQWRNWNSEEIDQISELITELKTNPNSRRMLVSAWNPSVLPDTKKSFEENVANNKAALPPCHAFFQFYVTSPDTEKGETKGKLSCQLYQRSADIFLGVPFNIASYALLTLMIAQVCDLEPGEFIHTFGDAHIYNNHFEQLELQLTREPKPLPKMVLNPEIKNIFDFDYNDFTLLDYEPHAGIKGSVAV; encoded by the coding sequence ATGAAGCAATACTTAGATTTGGTACGACACGTTTTAGACAACGGCTGCCAAAAAGGAGACAGAACAGGAACGGGAACCAAAAGTGTTTTTGGTTACCAAATGAGATTTGATTTAAGTGAAGGTTTCCCAATGGTTACCACCAAAAAACTACACCTAAAATCAATTATATATGAATTGCTTTGGTTCTTAAAAGGAGACACCAACGTAAAATACCTTCAGGAAAACGGTGTAAAAATTTGGGATGCCTGGGCAGACTCTAATGGTGATTTAGGTCCTGTTTACGGACATCAGTGGCGCAATTGGAACAGCGAAGAAATTGATCAGATCTCTGAATTGATTACCGAGCTAAAAACAAATCCAAACAGTCGAAGAATGCTGGTTTCAGCATGGAATCCTTCGGTCTTGCCGGATACTAAAAAATCATTTGAAGAGAATGTAGCCAATAACAAAGCGGCTTTACCTCCTTGTCATGCTTTCTTTCAATTTTATGTCACAAGTCCTGACACCGAAAAAGGAGAAACAAAAGGAAAACTTTCCTGCCAACTGTACCAGCGAAGTGCCGATATATTTTTGGGAGTTCCGTTTAACATCGCTTCTTACGCTTTATTAACCTTGATGATTGCACAGGTTTGCGACTTGGAGCCGGGAGAATTCATTCACACATTTGGAGACGCACACATTTACAACAATCATTTTGAGCAATTAGAACTGCAGCTTACACGCGAGCCGAAACCGTTACCTAAGATGGTTTTAAATCCGGAGATTAAAAACATTTTCGACTTTGATTACAATGACTTCACGCTTTTAGATTACGAACCGCATGCCGGTATAAAAGGAAGTGTTGCTGTATAA
- a CDS encoding bifunctional nuclease family protein, which translates to MSLVKLSIKGISYSQTQNGAYALILNEVDGERKLPIVIGAFEAQSIAIALEKEIKPPRPLTHDLFRNFAERFDIVVKQVIIHKLVDGVFYSSLICERDKIEEIIDARTSDAIALALRFNAPIFTYKNILDKAGIYLKSNTAETDQGSQEIDDVLSNPETFGREEESNQSGDIYSKHSLQELNELLDQAVSQEDYEKAAKIRDEISKR; encoded by the coding sequence ATGAGTCTAGTAAAATTATCCATAAAAGGAATTTCATACAGTCAAACTCAAAATGGCGCTTATGCCTTAATTTTGAATGAAGTTGATGGCGAAAGAAAATTGCCTATCGTTATTGGTGCTTTTGAAGCACAATCGATCGCTATTGCTCTGGAAAAAGAAATTAAACCTCCGCGTCCGTTAACGCACGATTTATTCAGAAACTTCGCTGAAAGATTTGATATAGTCGTAAAACAAGTTATTATTCACAAACTTGTGGATGGTGTTTTTTATTCCAGTTTAATCTGCGAAAGAGACAAAATCGAAGAAATTATTGATGCCAGAACTTCTGATGCTATTGCATTGGCTTTACGTTTTAATGCTCCGATTTTTACTTATAAAAACATTCTGGACAAAGCCGGAATTTATTTAAAATCGAATACAGCAGAAACCGATCAGGGATCTCAGGAAATCGATGATGTACTTTCGAATCCGGAAACTTTTGGACGTGAAGAGGAAAGCAATCAATCTGGAGATATCTATTCAAAACATAGCTTACAGGAACTAAACGAACTTTTAGACCAGGCTGTTTCTCAGGAAGATTACGAAAAAGCAGCTAAAATTCGAGACGAAATTTCAAAAAGATAA
- a CDS encoding electron transfer flavoprotein subunit alpha/FixB family protein → MSILIYAESAEGKFKKVAFELASYAKKVAETLGTTVTALTVNISDVSELSKYGVDKVLKVNNDKLAGFTAKAYADVIKQAAEKEATKVVLLSSTTDSIYLSSLVAVALNAGFASNVVGLPVSTSPFQVKRNAFSNKAFNITEITTDVKVLGLAKNSYGIFESAGSAAEEDFNPTIGDNDFGVKVESVEKVTGKVSIADADVVVSGGRGLKGPENWGLVEDLAAVLGAATACSKPVSDLGWRPHSEHVGQTGKPVATNLYIAIGISGAIQHIAGINSSKVKVVINNDPEAPFFKVADYGVVGDAFEIVPQLIEKLKAFKAQHS, encoded by the coding sequence ATGTCAATATTAATATATGCAGAATCTGCAGAAGGAAAATTTAAAAAAGTTGCTTTTGAACTAGCTTCTTACGCTAAAAAAGTAGCCGAAACTTTAGGAACAACTGTTACCGCTTTAACCGTAAACATTAGTGATGTTAGCGAATTATCAAAATACGGAGTTGATAAAGTATTAAAAGTAAACAACGATAAATTAGCCGGTTTTACTGCTAAGGCTTATGCCGATGTAATCAAACAAGCCGCCGAAAAAGAAGCAACAAAAGTAGTTTTACTTTCTTCTACAACAGACAGTATTTACCTTTCTTCATTAGTAGCTGTAGCCTTAAATGCTGGTTTCGCTTCAAATGTAGTTGGATTACCAGTAAGCACTTCTCCTTTTCAGGTAAAAAGAAATGCTTTCTCTAACAAAGCTTTCAATATTACTGAAATCACTACTGATGTAAAAGTTCTTGGTTTGGCTAAAAACTCTTACGGAATTTTCGAAAGCGCAGGATCTGCTGCTGAAGAAGATTTCAACCCAACAATTGGAGACAATGATTTTGGAGTAAAAGTAGAATCTGTAGAAAAAGTAACCGGAAAAGTTTCTATCGCTGATGCTGACGTTGTAGTTTCTGGCGGACGCGGATTAAAAGGTCCTGAAAACTGGGGATTAGTTGAAGATCTTGCTGCAGTATTAGGTGCTGCAACAGCTTGTTCTAAACCAGTTTCCGACTTAGGATGGAGACCTCACAGTGAACACGTTGGACAAACTGGAAAACCGGTTGCCACTAATTTATACATCGCAATAGGAATTTCAGGTGCTATTCAGCACATTGCAGGTATCAACTCCTCAAAAGTAAAAGTTGTAATCAACAACGACCCTGAGGCTCCTTTCTTTAAAGTAGCTGATTACGGAGTAGTTGGAGATGCTTTCGAAATTGTTCCGCAATTAATTGAGAAATTAAAAGCCTTTAAAGCACAACATTCTTAA
- a CDS encoding electron transfer flavoprotein subunit beta/FixA family protein produces MKILVCISHVPDTTSKINFSNGDSEFDTNGVQYVINPNDEFGLTRAIWFQEQQGATVTVVNVGGPDTEPTLRKALAIGANEAIRVNANPTDGFFVAKQLAEVIKNGGYDLVIAGKESLDYNGGMVPGMIAGILGSNFLNSCTSITVEGSNVKAVREIDGGKETVSTTLPLIIGGQKGLVEEKDLRIPNMRGIMTARTKALTILEPVDAPVNTKAVKFEKPAPKSAVKLVSPDNLDELINLLHNEAKVI; encoded by the coding sequence ATGAAAATATTAGTTTGCATCAGCCATGTGCCTGATACTACTTCAAAAATTAACTTCTCCAATGGTGACTCAGAATTCGATACCAACGGTGTTCAATATGTAATTAATCCTAATGACGAGTTTGGTCTAACACGTGCAATCTGGTTTCAGGAGCAACAAGGTGCAACTGTAACGGTTGTAAATGTTGGAGGACCTGATACTGAACCTACTTTACGTAAAGCTTTGGCAATTGGCGCAAACGAAGCAATTCGTGTAAATGCTAACCCAACTGATGGTTTTTTTGTTGCAAAACAATTGGCTGAAGTAATTAAAAATGGTGGTTATGATTTAGTAATTGCCGGAAAAGAATCTTTAGATTATAATGGCGGAATGGTTCCTGGGATGATTGCCGGAATCTTAGGTTCTAACTTTTTAAATTCTTGTACTTCGATCACTGTTGAAGGCAGCAATGTAAAAGCAGTTCGTGAAATCGATGGTGGAAAAGAAACTGTAAGCACTACTTTACCTTTAATCATTGGTGGTCAAAAGGGTCTTGTTGAAGAAAAAGACTTACGTATTCCAAACATGAGAGGAATCATGACAGCAAGAACAAAAGCTTTAACTATTTTGGAACCAGTTGATGCCCCAGTAAATACAAAAGCGGTAAAATTTGAAAAACCAGCTCCTAAATCAGCAGTAAAATTAGTTTCTCCTGATAATTTAGATGAATTAATCAATTTATTACACAACGAGGCTAAAGTAATCTAG